A region of Halosolutus amylolyticus DNA encodes the following proteins:
- a CDS encoding HPr family phosphocarrier protein produces the protein MERIVTVVPADGLHARPAATFVETATRFDADVQVAPVDGDPVNAASVLAVTSLGVASGADVRIVAEGDDAEAALDALEAVLSSPEAESET, from the coding sequence ATGGAGCGAATCGTCACCGTCGTCCCGGCGGACGGACTCCACGCGCGCCCGGCGGCGACGTTCGTCGAGACCGCGACCCGGTTCGACGCGGACGTGCAGGTCGCGCCCGTCGACGGCGACCCGGTGAACGCGGCGAGCGTGCTCGCCGTCACGAGTCTCGGCGTCGCGAGCGGGGCCGACGTTCGAATCGTCGCCGAAGGAGACGACGCCGAGGCGGCGCTCGACGCGCTCGAGGCGGTCCTCTCGTCCCCCGAAGCGGAATCCGAAACTTGA
- a CDS encoding class I SAM-dependent methyltransferase: MEVPCVRVTREEGEATRSRLADADLIDDDYEIDVEDGELYIPVSDPDAVPAEFTVVSRAVPERRSQTMPADLLGFEPSYERLGDVVLLDEDSQERALEIAQAIVDSDLPVETVVNKRSKVKGETRVRDWEVLAGEGTETVHREYGCEFALDLDAVYFSPRLATERHRVAEQVSADDRAVDMFAGVGPFVVPFAKRGAECVGVDINEDAIEYLRKNARRNGVADRLTAIHGDVREVAGEYADWATRLVMNLPHSADEFLDTAVELAGDECVVHYYDIQHEDDPFGPGERAIRAAARPEYEVTVENRRVVRSYAPHEENVCLDVRLERSTTQ, translated from the coding sequence ATGGAGGTGCCGTGCGTCCGCGTCACGCGCGAGGAGGGCGAAGCGACGCGATCGCGACTCGCCGACGCGGACCTGATCGACGACGACTACGAGATCGACGTCGAGGATGGGGAGCTCTACATTCCGGTTTCCGATCCCGACGCGGTCCCGGCGGAGTTTACGGTCGTCTCGCGGGCGGTCCCGGAACGCCGGTCCCAGACGATGCCCGCCGATCTGCTCGGGTTCGAACCGTCCTACGAGCGCCTCGGCGACGTGGTCCTGCTCGACGAGGACAGCCAGGAACGCGCCCTCGAGATCGCCCAGGCGATCGTCGACTCGGACCTGCCGGTCGAGACGGTCGTCAACAAGCGATCGAAGGTGAAAGGCGAGACGCGGGTCCGCGACTGGGAGGTGCTCGCGGGCGAGGGGACCGAGACGGTCCACCGGGAGTACGGCTGCGAGTTCGCGCTGGACCTCGACGCGGTGTACTTCTCGCCGCGGCTGGCGACCGAGCGCCACCGCGTCGCCGAGCAGGTCTCGGCCGACGATCGGGCGGTCGACATGTTCGCGGGCGTCGGTCCGTTCGTCGTCCCGTTCGCGAAACGCGGCGCGGAGTGCGTCGGCGTGGACATCAACGAGGACGCGATCGAGTACCTGCGGAAGAACGCGCGCCGGAACGGCGTCGCGGATCGCCTCACGGCCATCCACGGCGACGTCCGCGAGGTCGCCGGCGAGTACGCGGACTGGGCGACGCGACTCGTGATGAACCTGCCTCACAGCGCCGACGAGTTCCTCGACACCGCCGTCGAACTCGCGGGCGACGAGTGCGTGGTCCACTACTACGACATCCAGCACGAGGACGACCCGTTCGGGCCGGGCGAACGCGCGATCCGCGCGGCCGCACGACCCGAGTACGAGGTCACCGTCGAGAACCGCCGCGTCGTCCGCTCGTACGCACCCCACGAGGAGAACGTCTGTCTGGACGTCCGTCTGGAGCGATCGACCACGCAATAG
- a CDS encoding Rieske (2Fe-2S) protein, giving the protein MADRTELTTVETVHEEGSWLFTIWDRYGNQDEVILVPCEDGVEQNSIASQRGNSADDSAEQNSTSSRPATDEGVEAWINRCTHEAQRFDTGRGVAMRDGRIICPKHGSLFDACTGYCDNGKAADTTLPPIDIAVEDGTVYLTDDEVSFAHAGAIGADEDDDDDGPASTSHLSF; this is encoded by the coding sequence ATGGCCGATCGGACGGAGCTGACGACCGTCGAAACGGTCCACGAGGAGGGATCGTGGCTGTTCACGATCTGGGATCGGTACGGAAACCAGGACGAGGTAATCCTCGTTCCGTGCGAGGACGGCGTCGAGCAGAACTCGATAGCCAGTCAGCGCGGGAACTCCGCTGACGACAGCGCCGAACAGAACTCGACTAGCAGTCGGCCTGCGACCGACGAGGGCGTCGAGGCGTGGATCAACCGCTGTACGCACGAGGCCCAGCGGTTCGATACCGGCCGCGGCGTCGCGATGCGCGACGGCCGGATCATCTGTCCGAAACACGGCTCGCTGTTCGACGCCTGTACGGGCTACTGCGACAACGGCAAGGCCGCCGACACGACCCTCCCGCCGATCGACATCGCGGTCGAGGACGGCACCGTCTACCTCACCGACGACGAAGTGTCGTTCGCCCACGCGGGCGCGATCGGCGCGGACGAGGACGATGACGACGACGGACCCGCCTCGACGTCGCACCTCTCGTTCTAG
- a CDS encoding PTS sugar transporter subunit IIA, which yields MDDIDAVLAPELLTLQEPPTSKDACIEYLLDRAVEADRVADRSAALEALLAREAETAAGIGKGIGLFHAKTDAVVQPTIVFARSDEGIDIDTMDGAPATLLFLLLVPSDSTEAHLSILSSLSRALMHDDVRAGLHDAASPAEVRATLVEAVA from the coding sequence ATGGACGACATCGACGCCGTACTCGCGCCGGAGCTACTCACGCTCCAGGAACCGCCGACGAGCAAGGACGCGTGCATCGAGTACCTCCTCGATCGCGCCGTCGAGGCCGATCGGGTCGCGGACCGGAGCGCCGCGCTCGAGGCCCTGCTCGCGCGGGAAGCGGAGACGGCGGCCGGGATCGGGAAGGGAATCGGCCTGTTCCACGCAAAGACCGACGCCGTCGTCCAGCCGACCATCGTGTTCGCCCGCTCAGACGAGGGCATCGACATCGACACGATGGACGGAGCGCCGGCGACGCTGCTGTTCCTGTTGCTCGTCCCGTCCGACAGCACCGAGGCCCACCTCTCGATACTCAGTTCGCTCTCGCGTGCGCTCATGCACGACGACGTGCGCGCGGGTCTGCACGACGCGGCGTCCCCCGCGGAGGTCCGGGCCACCCTCGTGGAGGCGGTCGCGTGA
- a CDS encoding PTS fructose transporter subunit IIB, whose amino-acid sequence MKFVAVTSCPTGIAHCQMAAENLEQVAAANDHAIDVEVQGAMGQENELSSEAIAAADAVIVATDTSITRDRFEGKPLVEGSVKDAIADAEGLLERAIAEADSHATAATDDAESTEATDDSDSDTASDGRPAADPVGLSATSRRGEDRSSGLFARLKRLFS is encoded by the coding sequence ATGAAGTTCGTCGCAGTTACGTCCTGTCCGACCGGGATCGCGCACTGTCAGATGGCAGCCGAGAACCTGGAGCAGGTCGCGGCGGCGAACGATCACGCGATCGACGTCGAGGTGCAGGGGGCCATGGGCCAGGAGAACGAACTCTCGAGCGAGGCGATCGCGGCGGCCGACGCCGTCATCGTCGCCACCGACACGTCGATCACGCGCGACCGCTTCGAGGGAAAACCGCTCGTCGAGGGGTCGGTGAAAGACGCTATCGCCGACGCCGAGGGGCTTCTCGAACGGGCGATCGCGGAAGCCGACAGTCACGCGACCGCGGCGACCGACGACGCGGAGTCGACCGAAGCGACCGACGATAGCGACTCGGATACTGCTTCCGATGGCAGGCCTGCCGCCGATCCGGTTGGCCTGTCTGCCACCTCACGCCGTGGCGAGGATCGATCGAGCGGACTGTTCGCGCGCCTCAAGCGGCTGTTTTCCTGA
- a CDS encoding energy-coupling factor transporter transmembrane component T family protein encodes MLTYEPDETIAHRLDPRSKLAVQMGFAATALAHTSPRALLALSVVAALLLAAARVPLWRTLVAYRFALVILAIAPIVAAVTLGAPWIDVGDGLASARASYRVLLVLLVSAAYVRSTPVRHSRAAIQRTIPGKPGQLLGIGVALVFRFLPVLRADLRTIQDAMAARLGTERSAVERASTIGVLGLERAFDRADRLSLALQARCFAWNPTLPALSFGRLDYPAIAIAIVLALSAFL; translated from the coding sequence ATGCTCACCTACGAACCCGACGAGACGATCGCGCACCGGCTCGATCCCCGCTCCAAGCTCGCGGTCCAGATGGGGTTCGCCGCGACGGCGCTGGCCCACACGAGTCCGCGCGCCCTCCTTGCGCTCTCGGTCGTGGCCGCGCTCCTCCTCGCGGCCGCGCGGGTCCCGCTGTGGCGGACGCTCGTCGCCTACCGCTTCGCGCTGGTGATTCTCGCGATCGCCCCCATTGTCGCAGCGGTGACCCTCGGCGCGCCCTGGATCGACGTCGGCGACGGCCTCGCGTCGGCTCGCGCAAGCTATCGCGTCCTGCTCGTCCTGCTCGTCAGCGCCGCCTACGTCCGATCGACGCCGGTTCGCCACTCCCGCGCCGCGATCCAGCGGACGATCCCCGGCAAACCCGGTCAGCTACTCGGGATCGGCGTCGCGCTCGTCTTCCGGTTCCTCCCGGTGCTCCGGGCCGACCTCCGGACGATCCAGGACGCCATGGCCGCACGCCTCGGCACCGAACGGAGCGCCGTCGAGCGCGCCAGCACGATCGGCGTCCTCGGCCTCGAACGCGCGTTCGACCGCGCCGATCGACTCTCGCTCGCGCTCCAGGCACGCTGTTTCGCGTGGAATCCGACGCTCCCGGCGCTGTCGTTCGGGCGGCTCGATTACCCCGCGATCGCGATCGCCATCGTGCTCGCGCTCTCGGCGTTCCTGTAG
- a CDS encoding alpha/beta hydrolase: MTRDDTRAGVDSRVVETDRLETHVLEAGDPDGPSVVFLHGNVSSSRFFEDTLVDLPATYHGIAPDMRGYGDSETKPVDATNGLGDFAGDLRAVLTALEIDGPVTLVGWSIGGGVAMRYAIDHPDVVDALVLVNPVSPYGFGGTKDVEGTPCFDDYAGSGGGIGNDEFVSALADRVRDPSGEASPRKILRTYYVDPTHEFDPDREESYLTGMLDTVTGDENYPGSAIESENWPGVAPGDTGVNNAVSPKYCTLDEIADVEDHEKPPVLWIRGDSDQIVSNESMFDLGTLGRMGQVPGWPGEDVFPPQPMVDQTRAVLDTYADRGGEYEEVVFGNTGHTPHVEVPGDFMDRLVEFLE, from the coding sequence ATGACCCGAGACGACACCCGTGCCGGCGTCGACTCCCGCGTCGTCGAGACCGATCGCCTCGAGACCCACGTCCTCGAGGCGGGCGATCCTGACGGGCCGTCGGTCGTCTTCCTGCACGGGAACGTCTCCTCGTCGCGATTCTTCGAGGACACGCTCGTCGACCTGCCGGCGACGTATCACGGGATCGCGCCCGACATGCGAGGGTACGGCGATTCGGAGACGAAGCCGGTCGACGCGACGAACGGTCTCGGCGATTTTGCGGGCGACCTGCGTGCCGTTCTCACTGCCCTCGAAATCGACGGGCCGGTGACCCTCGTCGGGTGGTCGATCGGCGGCGGCGTCGCGATGCGGTACGCGATCGACCACCCCGACGTGGTCGACGCGCTCGTACTCGTCAACCCGGTCTCGCCGTACGGGTTCGGCGGGACGAAAGACGTCGAGGGGACGCCGTGTTTCGACGACTACGCCGGGTCGGGCGGCGGCATCGGCAACGACGAGTTCGTCTCGGCGCTCGCCGATCGCGTGCGGGACCCGTCGGGCGAGGCCTCGCCGCGGAAGATCCTGCGGACCTACTACGTCGATCCGACCCACGAGTTCGACCCCGATCGCGAGGAGTCGTACCTGACCGGGATGCTCGATACGGTCACGGGCGACGAGAACTACCCGGGGTCGGCGATCGAGAGCGAGAACTGGCCGGGGGTCGCCCCGGGCGACACCGGGGTGAACAACGCCGTCTCGCCGAAGTACTGCACGCTCGACGAGATCGCCGACGTCGAGGACCACGAGAAACCGCCCGTGCTCTGGATTCGCGGCGACTCCGACCAGATCGTCTCCAACGAATCCATGTTCGACCTCGGGACGCTCGGCCGGATGGGACAGGTCCCCGGGTGGCCCGGCGAGGACGTCTTCCCGCCGCAACCCATGGTCGACCAGACCAGGGCCGTCCTCGACACCTACGCCGATCGCGGCGGCGAGTACGAGGAGGTCGTCTTCGGCAACACCGGCCACACGCCGCACGTCGAGGTACCGGGGGACTTCATGGACCGTCTGGTGGAATTTCTCGAGTAA
- a CDS encoding DUF7282 domain-containing protein — MRRSSATAAVVVLVTVGMATSMLALPLLGGGTGNVGDAGADTDGVVSAADGQPQFDHGAAASGSDDGAAVTPLDRGATNSRLVSMEPTTASASDGGPAVASLSQAQEDAVETGVQEGIDLVQSQGVEVTQEQEAAAIEGARESVAQHQEASVEQVQEATKGAVHGTLIQQQRVEVEQVQSAVGGATDGALAQYQTVEASQMQSATWGATHGAIAQKQRATVEQIQVATRGAAAGAASEAGDKDVREQPKIQEAAQGAAYGVLEQYQKITVEQRQRTTLEHVQNAAAGASAGALDGSTRAALEGEQDVDVEQRQRVTIKQVQKAAAGAAAGAIVQKQAVSVEQTQAAARGAGSGPLKQVQRVTVRQVQRISITQIQEASFGAAKGSITQSQEATVEQIQAAADGASQGVLVQQQEVSITQIQYAALGAAKGSIESAVQRQIVEVEQIQAAARGAGEGAVIQKQIVDVVQVQKLAEGTAGGVLVQHQEATIEQIQIAARGASQETARVVQFQRISVTQLQILSQETASDTAAFAVDEGVDGEAELRQFARTDSEQRLEEVDELEGEASIAFEDRESAGDRVVIDEVSLSEGGFVALYAGDDVGLEPDAVLGVSEFLGAGTHENVEIQLDDAIAEEQPLVAAVHLDTDDDGAFDYADTGGEDDPPYVTPGGSPVLDTAVVAVGDEGEVEDGDAEDEAAEPEGTLSVANQTGDGTNLTIAEANASVEYVLTAAYDGETVESETFDANESIENESLDLDPPIEENTTVDVALVGPDSEELTNETIEYAIADEADGDDEAPEASLTVEDQDGDGGSLVVDEATASVEYVLTVTDEDGEQLGESDAFGPDETIENESLDLEPPLEDDAALEVAVVAAGEDGDDATLANETIEYTVEDEAPEASLSVENQTGDGTNLTVEAANASVEYALTVTDEDGQEIGETGPFAPGDPIQNETIDLDPPLEDDATLEVAVVSAVDPEADPLATETIEYTVAEEFAVEYLDCSNAEVTGTFEEGDEIIVTTGFYESGADGNSIGEYAITVGEDVSAPFDGTFTYETGEEFAVTETEDGATVEVPSGDFGAAITGFASPDATPGEIDYPNPDAEQCILEVRPELPAIGVVETTPTDDGIDVTFGYDNSNDAPLIVGSEFVEGTTVQEPIEELQPGENTFTVEWTPESDDERLVWEVDMTGYDYEEVLTAETATAGEIAPSDAETGETGPADEPGEDEPPGSNDEPDGETGPGDGADGPGAGDGPPDETPGDGPPDETPGDGPPDEPPGGGPDDSPGEGPGGDPFGNPFDGISGLGAT; from the coding sequence ATGAGACGATCGTCCGCGACGGCGGCGGTGGTGGTCCTCGTCACCGTCGGAATGGCCACGAGCATGCTCGCTCTGCCGCTCCTCGGTGGTGGGACCGGAAACGTCGGTGACGCGGGGGCCGACACGGACGGTGTCGTTTCGGCCGCTGACGGCCAACCGCAGTTCGATCACGGGGCGGCAGCCAGTGGGTCCGATGACGGTGCGGCGGTCACCCCGCTCGATCGCGGGGCGACGAACTCGCGACTGGTTTCGATGGAACCGACGACCGCGTCGGCGAGCGACGGCGGTCCCGCCGTCGCGTCGCTCTCGCAAGCACAGGAAGACGCCGTCGAGACCGGCGTCCAGGAGGGGATCGACCTCGTCCAGTCCCAGGGCGTCGAGGTGACCCAGGAGCAGGAGGCCGCCGCGATCGAGGGGGCGCGCGAGTCGGTCGCCCAGCACCAGGAGGCCTCCGTCGAGCAGGTCCAGGAGGCGACGAAAGGGGCGGTCCACGGCACGCTGATCCAGCAACAGCGCGTCGAAGTCGAGCAGGTCCAGTCGGCGGTCGGCGGGGCTACCGACGGCGCGCTGGCCCAGTACCAGACGGTCGAAGCGAGCCAGATGCAGAGCGCGACCTGGGGCGCGACACACGGCGCGATCGCCCAGAAACAGCGCGCGACCGTCGAGCAGATCCAGGTGGCGACCCGCGGTGCCGCCGCCGGGGCCGCGAGCGAGGCCGGCGACAAAGACGTCCGGGAACAGCCGAAGATCCAGGAGGCGGCCCAGGGGGCGGCCTACGGCGTGCTCGAGCAATATCAGAAGATCACGGTCGAACAGCGCCAGCGAACCACCCTGGAGCACGTCCAGAACGCCGCGGCCGGCGCATCTGCGGGCGCGCTCGACGGGAGTACGAGGGCGGCACTCGAAGGGGAGCAAGACGTCGACGTCGAACAGCGCCAGCGGGTAACGATCAAACAGGTCCAGAAGGCCGCCGCGGGCGCGGCGGCCGGCGCGATCGTCCAGAAACAGGCGGTTTCGGTCGAGCAGACACAGGCGGCGGCACGCGGTGCCGGGAGCGGGCCGCTGAAACAGGTCCAGCGGGTCACCGTCCGGCAGGTCCAGCGGATCTCCATCACGCAGATCCAGGAGGCGTCCTTCGGCGCGGCGAAGGGGTCGATCACCCAGAGCCAGGAGGCGACGGTCGAGCAGATCCAGGCGGCGGCCGACGGGGCCTCGCAGGGTGTGCTCGTCCAGCAACAGGAGGTTTCGATCACGCAGATCCAGTACGCCGCCCTCGGGGCCGCGAAGGGGTCGATCGAGTCGGCGGTCCAGCGCCAGATCGTCGAGGTCGAGCAGATCCAGGCCGCGGCACGCGGCGCCGGCGAAGGGGCCGTGATCCAGAAACAGATCGTCGACGTGGTCCAGGTACAGAAACTCGCCGAGGGAACCGCGGGCGGCGTGCTCGTCCAGCACCAGGAGGCGACGATCGAGCAGATCCAGATCGCGGCCCGCGGGGCGAGCCAAGAGACGGCCCGCGTGGTCCAGTTCCAGCGGATCAGCGTGACACAGCTACAGATCCTGAGCCAGGAGACGGCGTCCGACACGGCCGCCTTCGCCGTCGACGAGGGGGTCGACGGGGAGGCCGAACTCCGGCAGTTCGCGAGGACCGACTCCGAACAGCGACTCGAGGAGGTCGACGAACTCGAGGGCGAGGCGTCGATCGCGTTCGAGGACAGGGAGAGCGCCGGCGATCGCGTCGTGATCGACGAGGTCTCCCTCTCGGAGGGCGGCTTCGTGGCCCTCTACGCGGGAGACGACGTCGGTCTCGAACCCGACGCCGTCCTCGGCGTCTCGGAGTTCCTCGGGGCCGGCACGCACGAGAACGTCGAGATCCAACTCGACGACGCGATCGCCGAGGAGCAGCCGCTGGTCGCCGCTGTCCACCTCGACACGGACGACGACGGGGCGTTCGACTACGCCGACACCGGTGGCGAGGACGATCCGCCGTACGTGACGCCGGGCGGGTCGCCCGTCCTCGACACGGCAGTCGTAGCGGTCGGCGACGAGGGAGAAGTCGAAGACGGCGATGCGGAAGACGAGGCGGCCGAACCCGAGGGGACGCTGTCGGTCGCCAATCAGACGGGCGACGGCACGAACCTGACGATCGCGGAAGCGAACGCCTCGGTCGAGTACGTGCTCACGGCCGCGTACGATGGCGAGACCGTCGAGAGCGAGACGTTCGACGCGAACGAGTCGATCGAGAACGAGTCCCTCGACCTCGATCCGCCGATCGAGGAGAACACGACCGTCGACGTCGCGCTCGTCGGCCCGGACAGCGAGGAACTGACAAACGAGACGATCGAGTACGCGATCGCGGACGAGGCCGACGGAGACGACGAAGCGCCGGAGGCGTCGCTGACCGTCGAAGATCAGGACGGCGACGGTGGGAGCCTCGTCGTGGACGAGGCGACCGCCTCGGTTGAGTACGTCCTCACTGTGACCGACGAGGACGGTGAGCAACTGGGCGAGAGCGACGCGTTTGGCCCGGACGAAACGATCGAAAACGAATCCCTCGATCTGGAACCACCGCTCGAAGACGACGCGGCGCTCGAGGTCGCCGTCGTCGCGGCCGGCGAGGACGGTGACGACGCGACGCTCGCGAACGAGACGATCGAGTACACGGTCGAGGACGAAGCGCCGGAGGCGTCGCTGTCGGTCGAGAATCAGACGGGCGATGGCACGAACCTGACGGTCGAAGCGGCGAACGCCTCGGTCGAGTACGCGCTCACGGTGACCGACGAGGACGGCCAGGAGATCGGCGAAACGGGCCCGTTCGCTCCCGGGGACCCAATCCAGAACGAGACGATCGATCTCGACCCGCCGCTCGAAGACGATGCGACGCTCGAGGTCGCTGTCGTGTCCGCTGTCGATCCCGAGGCGGACCCCCTCGCGACCGAGACGATCGAGTACACCGTCGCCGAGGAGTTCGCCGTCGAGTACCTCGACTGTTCGAACGCCGAGGTGACCGGGACGTTCGAGGAGGGCGACGAGATTATCGTCACAACTGGCTTCTACGAGTCGGGCGCGGACGGCAACTCGATCGGCGAGTACGCGATTACCGTCGGCGAGGACGTGTCGGCCCCGTTCGACGGGACGTTCACCTACGAGACCGGCGAGGAGTTCGCCGTCACCGAGACGGAAGACGGGGCAACTGTCGAGGTTCCGTCGGGCGACTTCGGTGCTGCGATCACCGGCTTCGCCTCGCCCGACGCGACCCCCGGTGAAATCGATTATCCGAACCCGGACGCCGAGCAGTGCATCCTCGAGGTCCGGCCGGAACTGCCCGCGATCGGCGTCGTGGAGACGACGCCGACCGACGACGGAATCGACGTGACCTTCGGCTACGACAACTCCAACGACGCGCCCCTGATCGTCGGAAGCGAGTTCGTCGAGGGGACGACGGTCCAGGAGCCGATCGAGGAACTCCAGCCTGGAGAGAACACGTTCACCGTCGAGTGGACGCCCGAGTCCGACGACGAACGGCTCGTCTGGGAGGTCGACATGACCGGCTACGATTACGAGGAGGTGCTTACGGCTGAGACTGCCACTGCGGGCGAGATAGCGCCGTCAGACGCCGAAACTGGAGAAACAGGACCGGCCGACGAACCGGGAGAAGACGAACCGCCCGGATCGAACGATGAACCTGATGGGGAGACCGGTCCCGGCGACGGGGCCGACGGACCGGGCGCGGGTGACGGGCCGCCCGACGAGACACCTGGCGATGGGCCGCCTGACGAGACACCTGGCGATGGGCCGCCCGACGAACCTCCCGGCGGAGGTCCGGACGACTCTCCGGGTGA
- a CDS encoding energy-coupling factor ABC transporter ATP-binding protein, with amino-acid sequence MIEFDAVSFGFEDVPVLDDVSLTIDDGEFVVLAGANGSGKTTLCRHCNGLLEPDSGTVRVDGTPVRDDLVGARSTVGMVFQHPRDQFVAATVGSDVAFGPENLGLPRAEIDRRVESALAAVNMTGRETDLIDALSGGEQSRVAIAGALAMDPSHLVLDEPFTGLDDPARRSVLDRLASLSNDGTGVVLATHDLRDVIPLADRVIAMRDGRVVVDGTSPGALDELADLPVRVPRSRRPHE; translated from the coding sequence ATGATCGAGTTCGACGCCGTCTCGTTCGGGTTCGAGGACGTCCCCGTCCTCGATGACGTCTCCCTGACGATCGACGACGGCGAATTCGTCGTGCTCGCGGGCGCGAACGGGAGCGGGAAGACCACCCTGTGCCGTCACTGTAACGGCCTCCTCGAACCCGATTCGGGAACGGTCCGCGTCGACGGCACGCCCGTCCGGGACGACCTGGTGGGTGCTCGCTCGACCGTCGGGATGGTCTTCCAGCACCCGCGCGACCAGTTCGTCGCGGCGACCGTCGGCTCCGACGTCGCCTTCGGCCCCGAGAACCTCGGCCTCCCGCGCGCGGAGATCGATCGCCGCGTCGAGTCGGCGCTCGCCGCCGTCAACATGACCGGCCGCGAGACCGATCTGATCGACGCCCTCTCGGGCGGCGAGCAGTCCCGCGTGGCCATCGCGGGCGCGCTCGCGATGGACCCGTCCCACCTCGTCCTCGACGAACCGTTCACCGGGCTCGACGACCCCGCACGCCGGTCCGTCCTCGATCGGCTCGCGTCGCTCTCGAACGACGGGACGGGCGTCGTCCTCGCGACCCACGACCTCCGCGACGTGATCCCGCTGGCCGATCGCGTGATCGCCATGCGGGACGGCCGCGTCGTCGTCGACGGGACGTCCCCCGGCGCGCTCGACGAACTCGCCGACCTCCCGGTACGGGTGCCACGCTCGCGACGACCCCACGAGTAA
- a CDS encoding biotin transporter BioY produces METEQSDVDLVGGETVRAVARAALLAALMGAAAIVTIPYPLSPAPVTLQVLVVFLAGLYLGPLWGTFSIGLYLAAGAMGAPVFSGATGGPGVLLSEPTAGFLWAFPIGALVIGLLVHREVSPRDPADVPVPLVVGSLLAGLLVIYAGGVGWFAWIASTSLPEAAAAVAVPFVPADLLKLAAALAIVRSGRLDPV; encoded by the coding sequence ATGGAAACGGAACAGTCCGACGTCGATCTCGTGGGAGGCGAAACCGTCAGAGCCGTCGCTCGAGCCGCGTTACTGGCGGCGTTGATGGGCGCGGCCGCCATCGTCACGATCCCGTACCCGCTGTCGCCGGCACCGGTCACGCTCCAGGTACTCGTGGTCTTTCTCGCCGGCCTCTACCTCGGGCCGCTGTGGGGAACGTTCTCGATCGGCCTCTACCTCGCCGCCGGCGCGATGGGTGCGCCGGTGTTCTCCGGTGCGACCGGCGGCCCCGGCGTCCTCCTGTCGGAGCCGACCGCCGGGTTCCTCTGGGCGTTCCCGATCGGCGCCCTGGTGATCGGCCTTCTCGTCCACCGGGAAGTCTCACCACGAGACCCTGCCGACGTCCCCGTCCCGCTCGTGGTCGGGAGCCTGCTCGCCGGACTCCTCGTCATCTACGCTGGCGGCGTCGGCTGGTTCGCCTGGATCGCCTCGACGAGTCTCCCGGAGGCCGCGGCCGCGGTCGCGGTGCCGTTCGTGCCGGCCGACCTCCTCAAACTCGCCGCCGCGCTCGCGATCGTTCGGAGCGGTCGACTCGATCCGGTATGA
- the dph5 gene encoding diphthine synthase → MLTFIGLGLYDERSITVEGQEALRSADHAYAEFYTSRLIGTSIDDLEAYHDVSIEVRDRAGVEQHPEDILAAAESEDVAFLTAGDTMISTTHVDLRLRAHERGIDTRVIHGVTAQTATSALTGLQNYRFGKATTLPFPYAHGADGLPASVTNTIDENRADGLHTVVYLDIKADREDREEYMTADVGADLLDEEYPDLVGVVVARAGSPDPLVEAGTMTDLADREFGDPLHLLVIPGDCHLLEADALVELAGADRETLDVV, encoded by the coding sequence ATGCTCACCTTCATCGGCCTCGGACTCTACGACGAGCGATCGATCACCGTCGAGGGCCAGGAGGCGCTCCGGAGCGCCGATCACGCCTACGCCGAGTTCTACACTAGCCGGCTGATCGGGACGTCGATCGACGACCTCGAGGCGTACCACGACGTGTCGATCGAAGTCCGGGACCGCGCCGGCGTCGAACAGCACCCCGAGGACATCCTCGCGGCGGCCGAGAGCGAGGACGTGGCCTTCCTGACGGCCGGCGACACGATGATCTCGACGACCCACGTCGACCTCCGACTCCGGGCACACGAGCGGGGGATCGACACGCGCGTGATCCACGGCGTGACGGCCCAGACGGCGACCAGCGCGCTGACCGGCCTCCAGAACTACCGCTTCGGCAAGGCGACCACCCTGCCGTTTCCCTACGCTCACGGGGCCGACGGGCTGCCCGCGAGCGTGACGAACACGATCGACGAGAATCGGGCCGACGGACTCCACACGGTCGTCTACCTGGATATAAAGGCCGATCGCGAGGACCGCGAGGAGTACATGACGGCCGACGTCGGCGCCGACCTGCTCGACGAGGAGTATCCCGACCTCGTCGGCGTCGTCGTCGCCCGGGCGGGCAGTCCCGACCCGCTTGTCGAGGCTGGCACGATGACCGACCTCGCCGACCGGGAGTTCGGCGACCCGCTCCACCTGCTCGTGATCCCCGGCGACTGTCACCTGCTGGAGGCCGACGCGCTGGTCGAACTCGCCGGGGCCGACAGGGAGACGCTCGACGTAGTCTGA